In the Taeniopygia guttata chromosome 12, bTaeGut7.mat, whole genome shotgun sequence genome, one interval contains:
- the LOC100231670 gene encoding acylamino-acid-releasing enzyme isoform X1 encodes MATGTEKGVEHVPSLMQAARGPAARYRELSRFPAVTRAALRAASGGQTFLLYTECSRPDLARRRLLRFGRHYSLRRTAGREGLAVSRTALSAEIHSQLLSQDSPAGQRRAALTRCPRQGHELLEVWDSAGCSHSVDLTALGKHGDVYTEGPFACLAWSHSETRLLYVAEKSRPKGQPPCPWDVPGAAWPAAEDEDEEGKQFEYHEDWGEALSTRSMPVLCVLDLEGLSLSVLQGVPEHLSPGQALWSPDDRGVVFVGWWHKPFRLGLNACSNRRSGIFHLDLASGCCGERWGSGGCPGHPWDADSLLSTELLSAENGSVCSPRLSPDGQRLLYLEGAVGGPHRQCLRLRMLTWQTRQTVTVLDVVQEPTEAFTGLYAEVLPPRCWAADSRRAVLGTPQRSRTDLLLVDTEACTVANLTAGSSEGCWELLTLQWDLLVATCSAPHHPPSLVVAVLPPAGQELPLGWVPVEDTPTVPGVTWKTLTIQPPCSGQGPTAQDTQAFEALLLSPSDGTPPHPLVVCPHGECGDSGDTLAVLVAPQVMPMLAPGGPHAVFDARWRPSMAALCQLGFAVLLVNYRGSLGFGQASISSLLSRVGEQDVADTQVRGTGLRVLEGCCWEDATVWVPMVGAPWVQLAVEQALHREPLDPHRLALLAGSHGAFIALHLLTREPERYQACALRSPVSNLPALLGTSDIPDWRYTSLGLPYSFERVPRAEDVATMLLRSPIAQAAQVHTPVLLCVGARDRRVSPTQALELYRVLRARGVPARLLWYPEGGHSLAGVETEADVFKNCAHWLLQHLGQPRQDGAGQHSP; translated from the exons ATGGCCACAGGGACCGAGAAGGGTGTGGAG CACGTCCCTTCCCTCATGCAGGCGGCCcgcggccccgctgcccgctACCGGGAGCTGAGCCGGTTCCCCGCCGTCACCCGCGCCGCCCTCAGGGCCGCGTCCGGGGGCCAGACCTTCCTGCTCTACACCG AGTGCAGCCGCCCCGACCTTGCCCGCCGGCGGCTGCTGCGCTTCGGCCGCCACTACAGCCTGCGGCGCACCGCCGGCCGCGAGGGCCTCGCCGTCAGCCGGACCGCGCTCAGCGCCGAGATCCACAGCCA gctgctcagccaggactcGCCCGCGGGGCAGCGCCGCGCCGCGCTCACGCGCTGCCCGCGGCAGGGCCACGAGCTGCTGGAG GTGTGGGACAGCGCGGGATGCAGCCACAGCGTGGATCTCACGGCGCTGGGGAAGCACGGGGACGTCTACACGGAGG GGCCTTTTGCCTGCCTGGCCTGGTCACACTCGGAGACACGGCTCCTCTATGTGGCTGAGAAGAGCCGGCCCAAAGGACAGCCCCCCTGTCCCTGGGAcgtgccaggagcagcctggccagcagcagaggatgaggatgaggag GGCAAGCAGTTTGAGTACCACGAGGACTGGGGGGAGGCCCTGAGCACACGAAGCATGCCAGTCCTCTGTGTCCTGGACCTGGAGGGCCTCAGCctgtcagtgctgcagggagTCCCGGAGCACCTCTCCCCTGGCCAG GCCCTGTGGTCCCCGGATGACCGTGGTGTGGTGTTTGTGGGCTGGTGGCACAAGCCCTTCCGCCTGGGGCTGAACGCCTGCTCCAACAGGAG GTCAGGGATTTTCCACTTGGACCTGGCCAGCGGGTGCTGCGGTGAGcgctggggctctggggggtgccctgggcatccctgggatGCTGACTCCTTGTtgtccacagagctgctgtcagcagagaATGGTTCTGTCTGCTCCCCCCGGCTGAGCCCTGATGGCCAGCGCCTGCTCTACCtggagggggctgtgggggggCCCCACCGGCAGTGTCTGCGCCTGCGCATG CTCACCTGGCAGACAAGGCAGACGGTGACAGTGCTCGATGTGGTTCAGGAGCCCACGGAGG CCTTCACCGGGCTCTACGCAGAGGTGCTGCCCCCGCGGTGCTGGGCAGCTGACAGCCGGCGAGCCGTGCTGGGCACCCCTCAGCGGAGCCGCACG GACCTGCTGCTCGTGGATACGGAGGCGTGCACCGTCGCCAACCTCACAGCAG GGTCATCTGAagggtgctgggagctgctcacTCTCCAGTGGGACCTGCTGGTGGCCACCTGCTCAGCACCCCACCACCCCCCCAGCCTG GTGGTGGCCGTGCTGCCGCCAGCAGGCCAGGAGTTGCCCCTTGGCTGGGTGCCAGTGGAGGACACCCCAACCGTGCCTGGTGTCACCTGGAAGACCCTGACAATCCAGCCACCCTGCAGTGGGCAGGGCCCCACTGCACAGG ATACGCAGGCTTTTGAGGCCCTGCTGCTGAGCCCCTCAGATGGCACACCACCACACCCCCTCGTTGTGTGCCCCCATGGTGAGTgcggggacagtggggacacccTGGCGGTGCTGGTGGCACCTCAGGTGATGCCCATGCTGGCCCCAGGTGGCCCCCACGCTGTCTTCGATGCCCGCTGGCGTCCGAGCATGGCTGCGCTGTGCCAGCTGGGCTTCGCCGTGCTCCTGG TGAACTATCGTGGCTCCCTGGGCTTTGGCCAGGCCAGCATCAGCTCCCTGCTTTCCCGTGTGGGTGAGCAGGATGTGGCAGACACCCAGGTGAGGGGTACTGGGCTGAGGGTGCtggagggatgctgctgggaggaTGCTACTGTTTGGGTGCCAATGGTGGGTGCCCCATGGGTGCAGCTGGCAGTAGAGCAGGCACTGCACAGAGAGCCGCTGGATCCACACcgcctggccctgctggccgGCTCCCACGGAGCCTTCATCGCCCTCCACCTCCTCACCCGTGAGCCCGAGCGTTACCAAGCCTGTGCCCTGCGCAGCCCCGTCTCCAACCTGCCCGCACTGCTGGGCACCTCTGACATCCCTGACTG gcGCTACACCTCCCTAGGGCTGCCCTACTCCTTTGAGCGGGTGCCACGTGCTGAGGACGTGGCCACCATGCTACTGCGCTCGCCCATCGCCCAGGCAGCCCAG gtgcACACACCGGTGTTGCTGTGCGTGGGTGCCCGGGACCGGCGCGTCAGTCCCACACAGGCGCTGGAGCTGTACCGGGTGCTGCGGGCCAGGGGTGTGCCAGCACG GCTGCTGTGGTACCCAGAGGGTGGCCACTCACTGGCTGGTGTGGAGACAGAGGCCGATGTCTTCAAGAACTGTGCCCACtggctcctccagcacctggggcagcccaggcaggatggggcaggccagcacagcccctaG
- the LOC100231670 gene encoding acylamino-acid-releasing enzyme isoform X2, with the protein MATGTEKGVEHVPSLMQAARGPAARYRELSRFPAVTRAALRAASGGQTFLLYTECSRPDLARRRLLRFGRHYSLRRTAGREGLAVSRTALSAEIHSQLLSQDSPAGQRRAALTRCPRQGHELLEVWDSAGCSHSVDLTALGKHGDVYTEGPFACLAWSHSETRLLYVAEKSRPKGQPPCPWDVPGAAWPAAEDEDEEGKQFEYHEDWGEALSTRSMPVLCVLDLEGLSLSVLQGVPEHLSPGQALWSPDDRGVVFVGWWHKPFRLGLNACSNRRSGIFHLDLASGCCGERWGSGGCPGHPWDADSLLSTELLSAENGSVCSPRLSPDGQRLLYLEGAVGGPHRQCLRLRMLTWQTRQTVTVLDVVQEPTEAFTGLYAEVLPPRCWAADSRRAVLGTPQRSRTDLLLVDTEACTVANLTAGSSEGCWELLTLQWDLLVATCSAPHHPPSLVVAVLPPAGQELPLGWVPVEDTPTVPGVTWKTLTIQPPCSGQGPTAQDTQAFEALLLSPSDGTPPHPLVVCPHGECGDSGDTLAVLVAPQVMPMLAPGGPHAVFDARWRPSMAALCQLGFAVLLVNYRGSLGFGQASISSLLSRVGEQDVADTQLAVEQALHREPLDPHRLALLAGSHGAFIALHLLTREPERYQACALRSPVSNLPALLGTSDIPDWRYTSLGLPYSFERVPRAEDVATMLLRSPIAQAAQVHTPVLLCVGARDRRVSPTQALELYRVLRARGVPARLLWYPEGGHSLAGVETEADVFKNCAHWLLQHLGQPRQDGAGQHSP; encoded by the exons ATGGCCACAGGGACCGAGAAGGGTGTGGAG CACGTCCCTTCCCTCATGCAGGCGGCCcgcggccccgctgcccgctACCGGGAGCTGAGCCGGTTCCCCGCCGTCACCCGCGCCGCCCTCAGGGCCGCGTCCGGGGGCCAGACCTTCCTGCTCTACACCG AGTGCAGCCGCCCCGACCTTGCCCGCCGGCGGCTGCTGCGCTTCGGCCGCCACTACAGCCTGCGGCGCACCGCCGGCCGCGAGGGCCTCGCCGTCAGCCGGACCGCGCTCAGCGCCGAGATCCACAGCCA gctgctcagccaggactcGCCCGCGGGGCAGCGCCGCGCCGCGCTCACGCGCTGCCCGCGGCAGGGCCACGAGCTGCTGGAG GTGTGGGACAGCGCGGGATGCAGCCACAGCGTGGATCTCACGGCGCTGGGGAAGCACGGGGACGTCTACACGGAGG GGCCTTTTGCCTGCCTGGCCTGGTCACACTCGGAGACACGGCTCCTCTATGTGGCTGAGAAGAGCCGGCCCAAAGGACAGCCCCCCTGTCCCTGGGAcgtgccaggagcagcctggccagcagcagaggatgaggatgaggag GGCAAGCAGTTTGAGTACCACGAGGACTGGGGGGAGGCCCTGAGCACACGAAGCATGCCAGTCCTCTGTGTCCTGGACCTGGAGGGCCTCAGCctgtcagtgctgcagggagTCCCGGAGCACCTCTCCCCTGGCCAG GCCCTGTGGTCCCCGGATGACCGTGGTGTGGTGTTTGTGGGCTGGTGGCACAAGCCCTTCCGCCTGGGGCTGAACGCCTGCTCCAACAGGAG GTCAGGGATTTTCCACTTGGACCTGGCCAGCGGGTGCTGCGGTGAGcgctggggctctggggggtgccctgggcatccctgggatGCTGACTCCTTGTtgtccacagagctgctgtcagcagagaATGGTTCTGTCTGCTCCCCCCGGCTGAGCCCTGATGGCCAGCGCCTGCTCTACCtggagggggctgtgggggggCCCCACCGGCAGTGTCTGCGCCTGCGCATG CTCACCTGGCAGACAAGGCAGACGGTGACAGTGCTCGATGTGGTTCAGGAGCCCACGGAGG CCTTCACCGGGCTCTACGCAGAGGTGCTGCCCCCGCGGTGCTGGGCAGCTGACAGCCGGCGAGCCGTGCTGGGCACCCCTCAGCGGAGCCGCACG GACCTGCTGCTCGTGGATACGGAGGCGTGCACCGTCGCCAACCTCACAGCAG GGTCATCTGAagggtgctgggagctgctcacTCTCCAGTGGGACCTGCTGGTGGCCACCTGCTCAGCACCCCACCACCCCCCCAGCCTG GTGGTGGCCGTGCTGCCGCCAGCAGGCCAGGAGTTGCCCCTTGGCTGGGTGCCAGTGGAGGACACCCCAACCGTGCCTGGTGTCACCTGGAAGACCCTGACAATCCAGCCACCCTGCAGTGGGCAGGGCCCCACTGCACAGG ATACGCAGGCTTTTGAGGCCCTGCTGCTGAGCCCCTCAGATGGCACACCACCACACCCCCTCGTTGTGTGCCCCCATGGTGAGTgcggggacagtggggacacccTGGCGGTGCTGGTGGCACCTCAGGTGATGCCCATGCTGGCCCCAGGTGGCCCCCACGCTGTCTTCGATGCCCGCTGGCGTCCGAGCATGGCTGCGCTGTGCCAGCTGGGCTTCGCCGTGCTCCTGG TGAACTATCGTGGCTCCCTGGGCTTTGGCCAGGCCAGCATCAGCTCCCTGCTTTCCCGTGTGGGTGAGCAGGATGTGGCAGACACCCAG CTGGCAGTAGAGCAGGCACTGCACAGAGAGCCGCTGGATCCACACcgcctggccctgctggccgGCTCCCACGGAGCCTTCATCGCCCTCCACCTCCTCACCCGTGAGCCCGAGCGTTACCAAGCCTGTGCCCTGCGCAGCCCCGTCTCCAACCTGCCCGCACTGCTGGGCACCTCTGACATCCCTGACTG gcGCTACACCTCCCTAGGGCTGCCCTACTCCTTTGAGCGGGTGCCACGTGCTGAGGACGTGGCCACCATGCTACTGCGCTCGCCCATCGCCCAGGCAGCCCAG gtgcACACACCGGTGTTGCTGTGCGTGGGTGCCCGGGACCGGCGCGTCAGTCCCACACAGGCGCTGGAGCTGTACCGGGTGCTGCGGGCCAGGGGTGTGCCAGCACG GCTGCTGTGGTACCCAGAGGGTGGCCACTCACTGGCTGGTGTGGAGACAGAGGCCGATGTCTTCAAGAACTGTGCCCACtggctcctccagcacctggggcagcccaggcaggatggggcaggccagcacagcccctaG
- the LOC100231670 gene encoding acylamino-acid-releasing enzyme isoform X5, with product MATGTEKGVEAARGPAARYRELSRFPAVTRAALRAASGGQTFLLYTECSRPDLARRRLLRFGRHYSLRRTAGREGLAVSRTALSAEIHSQLLSQDSPAGQRRAALTRCPRQGHELLEVWDSAGCSHSVDLTALGKHGDVYTEGPFACLAWSHSETRLLYVAEKSRPKGQPPCPWDVPGAAWPAAEDEDEEGKQFEYHEDWGEALSTRSMPVLCVLDLEGLSLSVLQGVPEHLSPGQALWSPDDRGVVFVGWWHKPFRLGLNACSNRRSGIFHLDLASGCCELLSAENGSVCSPRLSPDGQRLLYLEGAVGGPHRQCLRLRMLTWQTRQTVTVLDVVQEPTEAFTGLYAEVLPPRCWAADSRRAVLGTPQRSRTDLLLVDTEACTVANLTAGSSEGCWELLTLQWDLLVATCSAPHHPPSLVVAVLPPAGQELPLGWVPVEDTPTVPGVTWKTLTIQPPCSGQGPTAQDTQAFEALLLSPSDGTPPHPLVVCPHGGPHAVFDARWRPSMAALCQLGFAVLLVNYRGSLGFGQASISSLLSRVGEQDVADTQLAVEQALHREPLDPHRLALLAGSHGAFIALHLLTREPERYQACALRSPVSNLPALLGTSDIPDWRYTSLGLPYSFERVPRAEDVATMLLRSPIAQAAQVHTPVLLCVGARDRRVSPTQALELYRVLRARGVPARLLWYPEGGHSLAGVETEADVFKNCAHWLLQHLGQPRQDGAGQHSP from the exons ATGGCCACAGGGACCGAGAAGGGTGTGGAG GCGGCCcgcggccccgctgcccgctACCGGGAGCTGAGCCGGTTCCCCGCCGTCACCCGCGCCGCCCTCAGGGCCGCGTCCGGGGGCCAGACCTTCCTGCTCTACACCG AGTGCAGCCGCCCCGACCTTGCCCGCCGGCGGCTGCTGCGCTTCGGCCGCCACTACAGCCTGCGGCGCACCGCCGGCCGCGAGGGCCTCGCCGTCAGCCGGACCGCGCTCAGCGCCGAGATCCACAGCCA gctgctcagccaggactcGCCCGCGGGGCAGCGCCGCGCCGCGCTCACGCGCTGCCCGCGGCAGGGCCACGAGCTGCTGGAG GTGTGGGACAGCGCGGGATGCAGCCACAGCGTGGATCTCACGGCGCTGGGGAAGCACGGGGACGTCTACACGGAGG GGCCTTTTGCCTGCCTGGCCTGGTCACACTCGGAGACACGGCTCCTCTATGTGGCTGAGAAGAGCCGGCCCAAAGGACAGCCCCCCTGTCCCTGGGAcgtgccaggagcagcctggccagcagcagaggatgaggatgaggag GGCAAGCAGTTTGAGTACCACGAGGACTGGGGGGAGGCCCTGAGCACACGAAGCATGCCAGTCCTCTGTGTCCTGGACCTGGAGGGCCTCAGCctgtcagtgctgcagggagTCCCGGAGCACCTCTCCCCTGGCCAG GCCCTGTGGTCCCCGGATGACCGTGGTGTGGTGTTTGTGGGCTGGTGGCACAAGCCCTTCCGCCTGGGGCTGAACGCCTGCTCCAACAGGAG GTCAGGGATTTTCCACTTGGACCTGGCCAGCGGGTGCTGCG agctgctgtcagcagagaATGGTTCTGTCTGCTCCCCCCGGCTGAGCCCTGATGGCCAGCGCCTGCTCTACCtggagggggctgtgggggggCCCCACCGGCAGTGTCTGCGCCTGCGCATG CTCACCTGGCAGACAAGGCAGACGGTGACAGTGCTCGATGTGGTTCAGGAGCCCACGGAGG CCTTCACCGGGCTCTACGCAGAGGTGCTGCCCCCGCGGTGCTGGGCAGCTGACAGCCGGCGAGCCGTGCTGGGCACCCCTCAGCGGAGCCGCACG GACCTGCTGCTCGTGGATACGGAGGCGTGCACCGTCGCCAACCTCACAGCAG GGTCATCTGAagggtgctgggagctgctcacTCTCCAGTGGGACCTGCTGGTGGCCACCTGCTCAGCACCCCACCACCCCCCCAGCCTG GTGGTGGCCGTGCTGCCGCCAGCAGGCCAGGAGTTGCCCCTTGGCTGGGTGCCAGTGGAGGACACCCCAACCGTGCCTGGTGTCACCTGGAAGACCCTGACAATCCAGCCACCCTGCAGTGGGCAGGGCCCCACTGCACAGG ATACGCAGGCTTTTGAGGCCCTGCTGCTGAGCCCCTCAGATGGCACACCACCACACCCCCTCGTTGTGTGCCCCCATG GTGGCCCCCACGCTGTCTTCGATGCCCGCTGGCGTCCGAGCATGGCTGCGCTGTGCCAGCTGGGCTTCGCCGTGCTCCTGG TGAACTATCGTGGCTCCCTGGGCTTTGGCCAGGCCAGCATCAGCTCCCTGCTTTCCCGTGTGGGTGAGCAGGATGTGGCAGACACCCAG CTGGCAGTAGAGCAGGCACTGCACAGAGAGCCGCTGGATCCACACcgcctggccctgctggccgGCTCCCACGGAGCCTTCATCGCCCTCCACCTCCTCACCCGTGAGCCCGAGCGTTACCAAGCCTGTGCCCTGCGCAGCCCCGTCTCCAACCTGCCCGCACTGCTGGGCACCTCTGACATCCCTGACTG gcGCTACACCTCCCTAGGGCTGCCCTACTCCTTTGAGCGGGTGCCACGTGCTGAGGACGTGGCCACCATGCTACTGCGCTCGCCCATCGCCCAGGCAGCCCAG gtgcACACACCGGTGTTGCTGTGCGTGGGTGCCCGGGACCGGCGCGTCAGTCCCACACAGGCGCTGGAGCTGTACCGGGTGCTGCGGGCCAGGGGTGTGCCAGCACG GCTGCTGTGGTACCCAGAGGGTGGCCACTCACTGGCTGGTGTGGAGACAGAGGCCGATGTCTTCAAGAACTGTGCCCACtggctcctccagcacctggggcagcccaggcaggatggggcaggccagcacagcccctaG
- the LOC100231670 gene encoding acylamino-acid-releasing enzyme isoform X4, whose protein sequence is MATGTEKGVEHVPSLMQAARGPAARYRELSRFPAVTRAALRAASGGQTFLLYTECSRPDLARRRLLRFGRHYSLRRTAGREGLAVSRTALSAEIHSQLLSQDSPAGQRRAALTRCPRQGHELLEVWDSAGCSHSVDLTALGKHGDVYTEGPFACLAWSHSETRLLYVAEKSRPKGQPPCPWDVPGAAWPAAEDEDEEGKQFEYHEDWGEALSTRSMPVLCVLDLEGLSLSVLQGVPEHLSPGQALWSPDDRGVVFVGWWHKPFRLGLNACSNRRSGIFHLDLASGCCGERWGSGGCPGHPWDADSLLSTELLSAENGSVCSPRLSPDGQRLLYLEGAVGGPHRQCLRLRMLTWQTRQTVTVLDVVQEPTEAFTGLYAEVLPPRCWAADSRRAVLGTPQRSRTDLLLVDTEACTVANLTAGSSEGCWELLTLQWDLLVATCSAPHHPPSLVVAVLPPAGQELPLGWVPVEDTPTVPGVTWKTLTIQPPCSGQGPTAQDTQAFEALLLSPSDGTPPHPLVVCPHGGPHAVFDARWRPSMAALCQLGFAVLLVNYRGSLGFGQASISSLLSRVGEQDVADTQLAVEQALHREPLDPHRLALLAGSHGAFIALHLLTREPERYQACALRSPVSNLPALLGTSDIPDWRYTSLGLPYSFERVPRAEDVATMLLRSPIAQAAQVHTPVLLCVGARDRRVSPTQALELYRVLRARGVPARLLWYPEGGHSLAGVETEADVFKNCAHWLLQHLGQPRQDGAGQHSP, encoded by the exons ATGGCCACAGGGACCGAGAAGGGTGTGGAG CACGTCCCTTCCCTCATGCAGGCGGCCcgcggccccgctgcccgctACCGGGAGCTGAGCCGGTTCCCCGCCGTCACCCGCGCCGCCCTCAGGGCCGCGTCCGGGGGCCAGACCTTCCTGCTCTACACCG AGTGCAGCCGCCCCGACCTTGCCCGCCGGCGGCTGCTGCGCTTCGGCCGCCACTACAGCCTGCGGCGCACCGCCGGCCGCGAGGGCCTCGCCGTCAGCCGGACCGCGCTCAGCGCCGAGATCCACAGCCA gctgctcagccaggactcGCCCGCGGGGCAGCGCCGCGCCGCGCTCACGCGCTGCCCGCGGCAGGGCCACGAGCTGCTGGAG GTGTGGGACAGCGCGGGATGCAGCCACAGCGTGGATCTCACGGCGCTGGGGAAGCACGGGGACGTCTACACGGAGG GGCCTTTTGCCTGCCTGGCCTGGTCACACTCGGAGACACGGCTCCTCTATGTGGCTGAGAAGAGCCGGCCCAAAGGACAGCCCCCCTGTCCCTGGGAcgtgccaggagcagcctggccagcagcagaggatgaggatgaggag GGCAAGCAGTTTGAGTACCACGAGGACTGGGGGGAGGCCCTGAGCACACGAAGCATGCCAGTCCTCTGTGTCCTGGACCTGGAGGGCCTCAGCctgtcagtgctgcagggagTCCCGGAGCACCTCTCCCCTGGCCAG GCCCTGTGGTCCCCGGATGACCGTGGTGTGGTGTTTGTGGGCTGGTGGCACAAGCCCTTCCGCCTGGGGCTGAACGCCTGCTCCAACAGGAG GTCAGGGATTTTCCACTTGGACCTGGCCAGCGGGTGCTGCGGTGAGcgctggggctctggggggtgccctgggcatccctgggatGCTGACTCCTTGTtgtccacagagctgctgtcagcagagaATGGTTCTGTCTGCTCCCCCCGGCTGAGCCCTGATGGCCAGCGCCTGCTCTACCtggagggggctgtgggggggCCCCACCGGCAGTGTCTGCGCCTGCGCATG CTCACCTGGCAGACAAGGCAGACGGTGACAGTGCTCGATGTGGTTCAGGAGCCCACGGAGG CCTTCACCGGGCTCTACGCAGAGGTGCTGCCCCCGCGGTGCTGGGCAGCTGACAGCCGGCGAGCCGTGCTGGGCACCCCTCAGCGGAGCCGCACG GACCTGCTGCTCGTGGATACGGAGGCGTGCACCGTCGCCAACCTCACAGCAG GGTCATCTGAagggtgctgggagctgctcacTCTCCAGTGGGACCTGCTGGTGGCCACCTGCTCAGCACCCCACCACCCCCCCAGCCTG GTGGTGGCCGTGCTGCCGCCAGCAGGCCAGGAGTTGCCCCTTGGCTGGGTGCCAGTGGAGGACACCCCAACCGTGCCTGGTGTCACCTGGAAGACCCTGACAATCCAGCCACCCTGCAGTGGGCAGGGCCCCACTGCACAGG ATACGCAGGCTTTTGAGGCCCTGCTGCTGAGCCCCTCAGATGGCACACCACCACACCCCCTCGTTGTGTGCCCCCATG GTGGCCCCCACGCTGTCTTCGATGCCCGCTGGCGTCCGAGCATGGCTGCGCTGTGCCAGCTGGGCTTCGCCGTGCTCCTGG TGAACTATCGTGGCTCCCTGGGCTTTGGCCAGGCCAGCATCAGCTCCCTGCTTTCCCGTGTGGGTGAGCAGGATGTGGCAGACACCCAG CTGGCAGTAGAGCAGGCACTGCACAGAGAGCCGCTGGATCCACACcgcctggccctgctggccgGCTCCCACGGAGCCTTCATCGCCCTCCACCTCCTCACCCGTGAGCCCGAGCGTTACCAAGCCTGTGCCCTGCGCAGCCCCGTCTCCAACCTGCCCGCACTGCTGGGCACCTCTGACATCCCTGACTG gcGCTACACCTCCCTAGGGCTGCCCTACTCCTTTGAGCGGGTGCCACGTGCTGAGGACGTGGCCACCATGCTACTGCGCTCGCCCATCGCCCAGGCAGCCCAG gtgcACACACCGGTGTTGCTGTGCGTGGGTGCCCGGGACCGGCGCGTCAGTCCCACACAGGCGCTGGAGCTGTACCGGGTGCTGCGGGCCAGGGGTGTGCCAGCACG GCTGCTGTGGTACCCAGAGGGTGGCCACTCACTGGCTGGTGTGGAGACAGAGGCCGATGTCTTCAAGAACTGTGCCCACtggctcctccagcacctggggcagcccaggcaggatggggcaggccagcacagcccctaG